Proteins encoded together in one Shewanella oneidensis MR-1 window:
- a CDS encoding TlpA family protein disulfide reductase: MKSYTAKLTLLCTSLLLSCTVQAHSLQNKLYDTGETIPKPRVMTGFIEMQYARGIPEVPFMDEAGQAQTLKQHQGKLTLVNLWATWCVPCLREIPELQKLKQQFADKNIAIVPISIDEEVKDVRPFLNQHGFNNYSTWLDPNKNIEQIIPANVVPATYVFDAKGNLVGFVRGYLDWTDKEVTPYLEKLIAKYAQ; this comes from the coding sequence ATGAAATCTTACACAGCCAAGCTCACACTCCTTTGTACTTCACTACTGCTGAGCTGCACCGTTCAAGCCCATTCACTGCAAAACAAACTGTATGACACAGGCGAAACCATCCCTAAACCAAGAGTCATGACGGGTTTTATTGAGATGCAATATGCCCGCGGGATACCCGAGGTGCCTTTTATGGATGAAGCTGGACAGGCACAAACCCTCAAGCAGCATCAAGGTAAGCTAACACTAGTGAATCTCTGGGCAACCTGGTGTGTTCCCTGTTTAAGGGAAATTCCTGAGCTACAAAAACTAAAGCAGCAGTTTGCCGATAAAAATATCGCCATCGTCCCGATTTCAATTGATGAAGAAGTAAAAGATGTGCGACCGTTTCTTAATCAACATGGCTTTAACAACTACAGTACCTGGCTCGATCCTAACAAAAACATCGAGCAGATCATCCCTGCCAACGTAGTTCCTGCAACTTATGTGTTTGATGCAAAAGGTAACCTTGTAGGTTTTGTTCGCGGCTATTTAGATTGGACAGATAAAGAGGTAACCCCCTATCTGGAAAAACTGATCGCCAAATACGCTCAATAA
- a CDS encoding cytochrome c-type biogenesis protein codes for MNPLFRSPYLCLLFWLLSLALCFGGATFLATAQEGPNMGASYQQQAIAISKELRCPMATNQTLFESQAPIAHELKGQIFSLLEQGYKRDEVLDFMVQRYGEKIRYQPEFKPSTMALWLGPLVLLVAGLGLGLTLIKRKSASPDKATRSV; via the coding sequence ATGAATCCACTCTTTCGCTCACCCTATTTGTGTTTATTATTTTGGTTGTTGTCGCTTGCTCTCTGCTTTGGAGGCGCAACCTTCCTCGCCACAGCACAGGAAGGCCCCAATATGGGCGCATCCTATCAACAACAGGCAATAGCGATCAGTAAAGAACTGCGTTGCCCAATGGCAACCAACCAGACCTTATTTGAGTCACAGGCGCCTATCGCCCATGAGCTCAAAGGACAAATCTTTTCGCTGCTAGAACAAGGCTATAAACGGGATGAGGTGCTCGATTTTATGGTGCAGCGCTACGGCGAGAAAATCCGTTACCAACCAGAATTTAAGCCATCAACAATGGCGCTTTGGCTTGGCCCGCTGGTGTTATTAGTCGCAGGTTTAGGCCTAGGTCTCACCTTGATAAAACGTAAGTCTGCGTCACCCGACAAAGCGACTCGATCAGTTTGA
- the nrfE gene encoding heme lyase NrfEFG subunit NrfE, whose product MINMIPEIGHILLIMSTVFALLSAASHLIGSYQRNLYLIAFGNRLFYALFFTLLTALCSLVFSFIADDFSVAYVANHSNSQLALGYKVAAVWGSHEGSMLFWVFAIALWGAVINWRQATHSAKLDLENLQADKAYFGRVLAILALVILGFNLFLLFTSNPFARLLPNIPVEGRDLNPILQDIGLILHPPMLFLGYVGLTVCFAAALASLIGGKLPARHLDYLRPWVLLAWIFLTGGNAFGSWWAYNELGWGGWWFWDPVENASFIPWLVATALVHSLVLTRKTQGFTLTTLFLCLLAFSLSLLGSFLVRSGIVQSVHAFAADPTRGMSILSLLVIFVGAALLIFALKANLLRREIDFGLYSKETLLLLGIVILVVAAFSVLLGTFYPLIYELLNLGTLSVGAPYFNAIFVPLTFLVVLLMGIAPLVEWQNTSKAQAMPILLFGFGVLAIAFWVSLQAASGSNLFLLLGTAAALWLIVCLLLTLLVSLSVRKRASTNQITANAPVKSRTSKQRFIGMMLAHLGVAITIIGASAVSNFEEEALLRMGPGQGKPLAGYILVYESTENVETNSFTAIQANISIRDGANDEEILGYVRPQRQTFKSNAMEMSHAGIDHGFWRDIYVSMGVQLSDSEYLIRISYKPLATWIWLGALFMMLGGAIAAWPVRQARRVEQSEQLSTSSSSARETVTQ is encoded by the coding sequence ATGATAAATATGATTCCAGAAATCGGGCACATATTGCTGATCATGAGTACTGTGTTTGCATTATTGTCGGCGGCCAGTCATTTAATCGGTAGTTACCAGCGCAACCTTTATTTAATTGCATTTGGCAATAGATTATTTTACGCGTTATTTTTCACCTTATTAACCGCGTTATGTAGCTTAGTTTTTAGCTTTATTGCCGATGACTTTTCAGTCGCCTATGTTGCCAATCATTCCAACAGCCAACTCGCCCTCGGTTATAAAGTCGCTGCGGTGTGGGGCAGCCATGAAGGCTCAATGCTGTTTTGGGTATTTGCCATTGCCCTATGGGGTGCAGTGATCAATTGGCGCCAAGCAACCCATAGCGCCAAACTCGATCTGGAAAACTTACAAGCAGATAAGGCTTACTTTGGTCGGGTACTCGCTATTTTGGCCTTAGTGATCCTCGGTTTTAATTTGTTTTTACTCTTTACTTCCAATCCCTTTGCTCGCTTGCTACCGAACATTCCAGTCGAAGGGCGCGACCTTAACCCCATATTGCAGGACATTGGCTTAATACTGCATCCACCTATGCTGTTTTTGGGTTATGTCGGGCTAACGGTTTGCTTTGCCGCAGCGCTGGCATCACTGATTGGGGGCAAGTTACCTGCTCGCCACCTCGATTATTTACGTCCTTGGGTGCTACTGGCGTGGATTTTCCTCACAGGTGGTAATGCCTTTGGCTCTTGGTGGGCCTACAACGAACTGGGTTGGGGTGGTTGGTGGTTTTGGGACCCCGTTGAAAACGCCTCTTTTATTCCTTGGTTGGTTGCAACAGCGCTGGTGCATTCCTTAGTACTCACCCGAAAAACCCAGGGATTTACCCTCACCACCCTGTTTTTATGTTTATTGGCCTTCTCCCTCAGTCTGTTAGGCAGCTTTTTAGTGCGTTCAGGCATAGTGCAATCGGTGCATGCCTTTGCCGCAGATCCAACCCGCGGTATGTCTATTCTCAGTTTGCTGGTGATTTTTGTTGGCGCTGCATTATTAATTTTTGCGCTCAAGGCCAATCTATTAAGGCGTGAAATCGACTTTGGTCTGTACAGTAAGGAAACGCTATTACTGCTCGGGATAGTGATTTTAGTGGTTGCCGCCTTTTCAGTGTTGCTTGGCACTTTTTACCCGCTGATTTATGAACTCCTCAACCTAGGTACACTTTCAGTCGGGGCGCCGTACTTCAACGCCATATTTGTACCATTGACCTTTTTAGTCGTACTACTGATGGGGATTGCCCCCCTCGTCGAATGGCAAAATACCTCTAAGGCTCAAGCTATGCCGATATTGCTGTTCGGCTTTGGGGTATTGGCTATCGCCTTTTGGGTAAGTCTACAGGCGGCGTCTGGCAGCAACTTATTCTTACTGCTTGGCACGGCGGCAGCCTTATGGCTTATCGTGTGCTTATTACTGACGCTGTTAGTGAGTCTTAGTGTTCGCAAACGCGCCAGTACAAACCAAATTACAGCCAACGCGCCCGTAAAATCCCGCACCTCAAAACAACGCTTTATCGGCATGATGCTCGCCCACCTCGGGGTTGCCATCACCATTATTGGTGCCTCAGCGGTATCCAATTTTGAAGAAGAAGCACTGCTCAGAATGGGCCCAGGCCAAGGTAAGCCGTTAGCGGGTTATATCTTAGTGTATGAAAGCACTGAGAATGTCGAAACCAATAGCTTTACGGCAATCCAAGCCAATATCAGTATCCGCGATGGCGCGAATGATGAAGAGATCCTCGGTTATGTAAGGCCGCAACGACAAACTTTTAAAAGCAACGCGATGGAAATGTCCCACGCGGGGATCGACCACGGTTTTTGGCGGGATATTTATGTCTCAATGGGCGTGCAATTAAGTGACAGCGAATATCTGATCCGTATTAGCTATAAACCACTGGCCACTTGGATTTGGCTGGGGGCACTTTTCATGATGCTCGGCGGCGCCATTGCCGCGTGGCCCGTAAGGCAAGCTCGCCGCGTCGAACAATCAGAACAGCTCAGTACAAGCTCATCATCTGCAAGGGAGACGGTAACCCAATGA
- the sirA gene encoding dissimilatory sulfite reductase SirA produces the protein MKRWKTKTALGVLFCLGSAVSATTIASDAKSDGKVVPGVGNKQQTHYTQDILANPKVSENLMEKSRGVKTLQDYIVQEQELFDFLFENHPVFKYDAEGRLKGTYKVSDRGEEYLHGGDSVAYSKHSKEVNSTDGTAVRYSAYEDGQRPKALQYRLGAKSILDFPNKFVGPEKCGECHGPQYEKWRRSRHSKTIRFPGEHPEVDNDLKKPMYTTKDTSILPSGITPDAIYATVGTPRTKYGFIDAYLVRGTYHVKDGLLKDGTGTMVAGGNQFSRGWAEWLTPEMAAKINKAIPSFPLKMEDFGTSGSHQWGMSSYGAKYEKEFLFQPASSYCEMCHSFKFDFQTKEEFFAALGNPKELQKHTISKGITCEECHGAGGHLDGGIGGGMPSNCERCHQRFNFVEELAETPQGQEKLEYAFNVKMKSSCPSCGTEGSQMFASAHYDKGMRCSTCHDPHEVTDGDWKSGITKPKIIKECTDCHTAQAEIAKNTNTHSNQTCQSCHMPNMGSCENFTAIQFPDMAGFDNVRKSHMWKIDVDPLRKTLNPPEGKSRDATTKGWTVAKDENGYNYLDLMWTCARTSASDHDVTENKGCHSQFQSELEVGLHFEDQMEIYGEVQKWQKPVKDLFGQVLQGLQRIDKLLEVTQLPVDKKTEVLMLTDKAQDVIKLVEADGSWGAHGPRYTQKRLDAALTYVQQAQAIIDGNGYNAKM, from the coding sequence ATGAAGCGATGGAAAACCAAAACAGCCTTAGGCGTGCTGTTTTGCTTAGGTTCTGCCGTAAGCGCTACCACAATCGCATCCGATGCTAAATCGGATGGTAAAGTGGTCCCTGGTGTGGGTAATAAACAACAAACTCACTATACTCAAGATATTCTGGCTAATCCAAAGGTGTCAGAAAATTTAATGGAAAAATCTCGTGGTGTTAAAACACTGCAGGATTATATTGTTCAAGAGCAAGAATTGTTTGATTTTCTTTTTGAAAATCACCCAGTTTTTAAATATGACGCAGAAGGTCGATTAAAGGGCACTTATAAAGTCAGTGACCGTGGTGAAGAATATCTACACGGTGGTGACAGTGTTGCTTACAGTAAACACAGTAAAGAAGTTAACTCAACTGACGGCACGGCAGTTCGCTACAGCGCCTATGAAGATGGTCAACGCCCAAAGGCACTGCAATATCGTTTAGGGGCAAAATCGATTTTAGATTTTCCTAACAAGTTTGTTGGCCCAGAAAAATGCGGTGAGTGTCATGGTCCGCAATACGAAAAATGGAGACGTTCACGTCACTCTAAGACGATTCGCTTCCCTGGCGAACATCCAGAGGTCGATAACGACCTGAAAAAACCAATGTATACCACTAAAGATACCTCGATTCTGCCATCGGGTATTACTCCAGACGCTATCTATGCCACTGTGGGTACACCACGTACCAAATACGGTTTTATCGATGCTTATCTGGTGCGCGGTACTTACCACGTGAAAGATGGTCTGTTAAAGGATGGCACTGGTACTATGGTCGCCGGTGGTAACCAGTTCTCCCGTGGTTGGGCTGAGTGGTTAACGCCTGAAATGGCTGCAAAAATTAACAAAGCCATCCCAAGTTTCCCTCTCAAAATGGAAGATTTTGGTACTAGCGGTTCACACCAATGGGGCATGAGCTCGTACGGTGCTAAGTACGAGAAAGAATTCCTATTTCAACCTGCTAGCTCCTATTGTGAAATGTGCCACAGCTTCAAGTTTGACTTCCAAACTAAAGAGGAGTTTTTTGCTGCTCTAGGGAACCCGAAAGAGCTGCAAAAACACACTATTTCTAAAGGTATTACCTGTGAAGAGTGTCACGGCGCGGGTGGTCACTTAGACGGTGGTATCGGTGGCGGCATGCCATCTAACTGTGAACGTTGTCACCAACGCTTCAACTTTGTTGAAGAGTTAGCTGAGACACCACAGGGTCAAGAAAAGCTGGAATACGCTTTCAACGTGAAGATGAAGTCTTCTTGCCCATCTTGCGGTACTGAAGGTTCGCAAATGTTTGCTTCTGCTCACTACGACAAAGGTATGCGTTGCTCAACCTGTCACGATCCACACGAAGTGACTGATGGTGATTGGAAATCTGGTATCACTAAGCCAAAAATCATCAAAGAGTGTACTGACTGTCACACGGCTCAAGCTGAGATTGCTAAGAACACCAACACTCACAGCAACCAAACCTGTCAAAGCTGTCACATGCCAAACATGGGAAGCTGTGAAAACTTCACTGCGATCCAATTCCCTGATATGGCGGGCTTCGACAACGTTCGTAAGTCACACATGTGGAAGATTGATGTCGATCCACTGCGTAAGACCCTTAACCCACCTGAAGGTAAGTCTCGCGATGCGACCACCAAAGGTTGGACTGTGGCTAAAGACGAAAACGGTTACAACTACCTCGACCTGATGTGGACTTGTGCCCGTACTTCGGCTTCTGACCACGACGTAACTGAAAACAAAGGTTGTCATAGCCAGTTCCAATCTGAACTCGAAGTGGGCTTACATTTCGAAGACCAAATGGAAATTTATGGTGAAGTTCAGAAGTGGCAAAAACCAGTGAAAGATCTGTTTGGCCAAGTTCTGCAAGGTTTACAACGTATCGACAAGTTACTGGAAGTGACCCAGTTACCTGTAGATAAGAAAACCGAAGTACTGATGCTGACTGATAAAGCGCAAGACGTCATTAAGTTGGTGGAAGCAGACGGTTCATGGGGTGCCCATGGCCCACGTTACACTCAAAAACGTTTAGATGCTGCGCTTACATATGTACAGCAAGCTCAAGCCATCATCGATGGTAATGGCTACAACGCTAAAATGTAG
- a CDS encoding rhodanese-like domain-containing protein, with protein sequence MNKFIRQTLTQLALFATLLIPAMPTLAGGGSEMSEVPYNEIQLNPISMREAETLVGQQGVYFFDVNTLEIWAEGFIPGAVFFNVQNWRELLPKNKDAVMVFYCANRLCTASNMAARETMKLGYTGVRHMADGIFGWRMSGRATEKP encoded by the coding sequence ATGAATAAATTCATTCGCCAAACCTTAACTCAATTAGCTCTTTTCGCGACATTGCTCATCCCTGCAATGCCAACCTTGGCTGGGGGTGGTTCTGAAATGTCAGAGGTGCCCTATAACGAAATTCAGTTGAATCCCATTTCCATGCGTGAAGCAGAGACCTTAGTCGGTCAGCAAGGGGTTTATTTTTTCGATGTAAATACGCTGGAAATCTGGGCGGAAGGTTTTATCCCCGGGGCGGTTTTTTTCAATGTTCAAAATTGGAGAGAGTTACTTCCAAAGAATAAAGATGCGGTGATGGTGTTCTATTGCGCTAACCGCCTTTGCACCGCCAGCAACATGGCCGCACGGGAAACCATGAAGCTAGGTTACACCGGTGTGCGCCATATGGCCGATGGTATTTTCGGCTGGCGCATGTCAGGAAGAGCAACAGAAAAGCCATAG
- a CDS encoding FKBP-type peptidyl-prolyl cis-trans isomerase, with protein sequence MKKSMPTSFIPKTITVATCAALFVSMASFAAPSLKTDADKASYSIGASVGNYISGQVYNQVELGAEVNVDLVVQGFVDALKKQQQLTDEEVVTYLNQRAEELNQVRKANAEKLAAENIKAGEAFLAENKKKAGVTVTESGLQYEVLTKGTGNKPNPEDVVTVEYVGKLIDGTEFENTVGRKEPTRFALMTVIPGWEEGLKLMPMGSKYRFVIPANLAYGNEFVGEIPPQSTLIFEIELKNIEKPSEKKEARMMGMMPAH encoded by the coding sequence ATGAAAAAATCTATGCCAACTTCTTTTATCCCAAAAACCATCACAGTGGCGACCTGCGCCGCATTGTTTGTGTCAATGGCGAGCTTTGCCGCCCCAAGCCTTAAAACCGATGCAGATAAAGCGTCATACAGTATCGGTGCATCTGTCGGTAACTACATTTCTGGCCAGGTTTATAACCAAGTGGAATTGGGCGCGGAAGTGAATGTGGATTTAGTCGTTCAAGGTTTTGTGGACGCGCTGAAAAAGCAACAGCAATTAACCGATGAAGAAGTGGTGACGTATCTCAATCAACGCGCCGAAGAATTAAATCAAGTGAGAAAAGCTAACGCTGAAAAATTAGCCGCTGAAAATATCAAAGCGGGTGAAGCCTTTCTTGCTGAAAACAAAAAGAAAGCTGGCGTGACTGTGACCGAATCAGGCCTGCAATATGAAGTGTTAACCAAAGGCACAGGTAACAAGCCTAATCCTGAGGATGTGGTGACCGTTGAATACGTCGGCAAGCTTATCGATGGCACTGAGTTTGAAAATACTGTTGGTCGTAAAGAGCCGACACGTTTCGCCTTAATGACAGTGATCCCTGGTTGGGAAGAAGGCTTAAAGCTGATGCCGATGGGCTCAAAATACCGTTTTGTCATTCCCGCAAACTTAGCTTATGGCAATGAATTTGTGGGTGAAATTCCACCGCAATCTACCTTGATATTTGAAATTGAGCTGAAAAATATCGAAAAGCCAAGTGAGAAGAAAGAAGCCCGCATGATGGGCATGATGCCCGCTCACTAA
- a CDS encoding tetratricopeptide repeat protein, whose product MASLGFTIALLLSGFVAWIFWQHARLNQLQTVARLPLVSHWLPVLCSGVLLAMTLAIYSQTGRYSDWDKGKLDEHIDYLVAADITKALRLVDAEPKNPLALMSLAQAYSAGGKYGDAVQTLDKLLALTPEDAEVLGAKANALYYRDRRQMTPETLEVIAKALVLSPFEPQTKMLLATDAYLHTRYQEAIDHWQSLLTQASGRVNRDAINNAIQKAQIKLNESGY is encoded by the coding sequence ATGGCAAGTTTAGGGTTCACCATCGCACTCTTATTAAGCGGATTTGTTGCTTGGATTTTCTGGCAACACGCACGCTTAAATCAGCTGCAAACCGTGGCGAGACTGCCCCTAGTCTCCCATTGGTTGCCAGTGCTGTGCAGTGGTGTATTGCTTGCGATGACGCTCGCCATCTACAGCCAAACAGGACGTTATAGCGATTGGGATAAGGGCAAGCTCGATGAACATATTGACTATTTAGTCGCTGCTGACATCACCAAAGCCCTACGCCTGGTGGATGCTGAACCCAAAAATCCATTGGCATTGATGTCACTCGCCCAGGCATACAGCGCGGGTGGCAAGTATGGCGATGCAGTGCAGACGCTAGATAAGTTGTTAGCACTTACGCCGGAAGATGCTGAGGTGTTGGGGGCAAAGGCTAATGCACTGTATTACCGCGACCGCAGGCAAATGACCCCCGAAACCTTAGAGGTGATAGCCAAGGCGTTGGTTCTCTCGCCCTTTGAACCTCAAACCAAGATGTTACTGGCGACCGATGCCTACCTGCATACCCGTTATCAAGAGGCAATCGATCATTGGCAGTCATTGTTGACTCAAGCCAGCGGCCGTGTAAATCGCGATGCCATCAATAACGCGATACAAAAAGCACAAATAAAATTGAATGAAAGTGGATATTAA
- a CDS encoding 4Fe-4S dicluster domain-containing protein, translating to MSENIERRRFLKSAGMCSLILTPLAGCSVKEDADSAHKPHYVMVFDQNKCVGCGDCKTACNQANNLPAGVSRVILEQQSGRVEGQACPHCGKMVCDCERKFVRVSCQQCKNAPCVTVCPTGAAHRDAKTGIVTMDASKCAGCKYCIGACPYNARLINNNTDVADNCDFCLHSKLSKGELPACVQSCKYDALIFGDANDPQSYVSKLLAVKDSVRIKPQFGTEPSLRYIPIVKLGV from the coding sequence GTGAGTGAAAATATAGAGAGACGGAGGTTCCTTAAAAGCGCTGGCATGTGCTCTTTGATTTTAACGCCTTTAGCGGGTTGTTCGGTCAAAGAAGATGCTGACAGCGCCCATAAGCCCCATTACGTCATGGTCTTTGACCAAAATAAATGTGTCGGTTGTGGCGATTGTAAGACCGCCTGTAACCAAGCAAACAACTTACCCGCAGGTGTTTCTCGGGTGATCCTTGAGCAGCAAAGTGGTCGTGTTGAAGGCCAAGCCTGCCCTCACTGCGGCAAGATGGTTTGTGACTGTGAACGTAAGTTTGTGCGGGTTTCCTGTCAGCAGTGCAAAAATGCCCCCTGTGTTACGGTTTGTCCAACGGGCGCGGCGCACCGCGACGCGAAAACGGGCATCGTGACTATGGATGCAAGCAAATGCGCTGGCTGTAAGTACTGTATCGGTGCCTGCCCATACAATGCGCGTTTGATTAACAACAATACCGATGTGGCTGACAACTGTGACTTCTGCCTGCACAGCAAGCTATCTAAGGGTGAGTTACCAGCATGCGTGCAGAGCTGTAAGTATGATGCATTGATCTTTGGCGATGCCAATGATCCTCAGTCCTATGTCAGTAAGTTATTGGCGGTAAAAGACTCTGTGCGCATTAAGCCACAGTTTGGTACTGAGCCGAGCTTACGTTACATACCAATCGTCAAACTGGGAGTGTAA
- the nrfD gene encoding NrfD/PsrC family molybdoenzyme membrane anchor subunit — translation MDTSMDFTLGLSQGVAWPWPIAVYLFFAGISGGALTIALALRFYLGQVENTAFLKAATLLSFVTISLGMLCLVLDLTNPLFFWRILVFYNLNSVMSIGVIALSVYIPLVAVVALLALEKELMAIPQLKFLAPIIAKLKGFRRPMEALALVLALSVCAYTGFLISALIRFPLINTSVLPALFIASGLSAGGASAKMLAVWLFKEPLHSGEMKILHGAEWPIMFAEAMFIFMIATALLTGNAGGQFAFAAFHEGVWASVFWIGVVGIGFAAPLLLNFATGKHFSHSAKAFYMSGMCAVVGMMCLRLFILLAGQNYAI, via the coding sequence ATGGATACCAGTATGGATTTTACCCTAGGACTCTCCCAAGGCGTTGCTTGGCCTTGGCCGATTGCAGTGTATTTGTTTTTCGCGGGGATTTCGGGCGGGGCGTTAACCATTGCGCTGGCACTGCGTTTTTACTTAGGTCAGGTGGAAAATACCGCCTTCTTAAAAGCGGCGACCCTGCTGTCCTTTGTCACCATTAGCTTAGGGATGTTATGTCTAGTTCTTGACTTAACTAACCCCTTATTCTTCTGGCGAATTTTGGTGTTCTATAACTTAAATTCTGTGATGTCAATTGGTGTTATTGCGCTGTCGGTGTATATCCCGTTAGTCGCAGTAGTCGCTCTTTTAGCCCTCGAAAAAGAGCTGATGGCCATCCCACAATTGAAGTTCTTAGCGCCGATTATTGCCAAGTTAAAAGGCTTTAGACGGCCAATGGAAGCGCTCGCGTTAGTGCTGGCGTTATCTGTGTGTGCTTACACTGGTTTCTTGATTTCAGCGCTGATCCGCTTCCCGCTGATCAACACCTCGGTACTCCCAGCGCTATTTATTGCCTCGGGTCTATCTGCGGGTGGAGCTTCAGCCAAAATGCTGGCGGTATGGTTATTTAAAGAACCCCTGCACAGCGGTGAAATGAAGATTCTGCACGGTGCTGAGTGGCCAATTATGTTCGCCGAAGCCATGTTTATTTTCATGATCGCGACAGCGTTGTTAACTGGTAATGCGGGTGGTCAATTTGCCTTTGCCGCCTTCCATGAAGGTGTGTGGGCAAGCGTATTCTGGATTGGTGTCGTGGGTATCGGCTTTGCCGCGCCACTGCTACTCAATTTTGCGACGGGTAAACATTTTAGTCATTCGGCCAAAGCGTTTTATATGTCGGGAATGTGTGCGGTAGTGGGGATGATGTGTCTACGACTCTTTATCCTGTTAGCTGGCCAAAATTACGCGATTTAG
- a CDS encoding nitrous oxide reductase accessory protein NosL translates to MKKFFGLLLLLPLLLGCNKSEATDHQHKAEMIHEHDRCHLCGMVITKYPGPKGQVHLKAEKMVPKFCSSRDMFNFALQPENKRQIDYMMVHDAAATDWDQPDDGAFIDAASAFYVYGTSKKAVMGPAVAPFSTKAAAEAFAKEYGGRVLTFDDITLELLAGDK, encoded by the coding sequence ATGAAAAAGTTCTTTGGGTTGTTATTACTCCTTCCTTTGTTATTGGGATGCAATAAGAGTGAGGCCACCGATCACCAACATAAGGCCGAAATGATCCACGAGCATGATCGTTGTCACCTGTGCGGCATGGTGATCACCAAATACCCAGGACCAAAGGGGCAAGTACACCTTAAGGCTGAGAAGATGGTGCCTAAGTTTTGTTCTAGCCGCGATATGTTTAACTTTGCATTACAACCTGAAAATAAAAGACAAATCGACTATATGATGGTGCATGACGCCGCCGCGACCGATTGGGATCAGCCTGACGATGGTGCCTTTATCGATGCCGCTAGCGCTTTTTATGTTTATGGCACCAGTAAAAAAGCCGTGATGGGGCCAGCAGTGGCACCTTTTAGTACCAAAGCTGCCGCCGAAGCCTTTGCTAAAGAATACGGTGGACGAGTATTAACCTTTGACGATATCACCCTCGAATTGCTAGCTGGCGATAAGTAG
- the nosD gene encoding nitrous oxide reductase family maturation protein NosD — protein sequence MLRLLLLCWLCGVSFIGGAQELRVKDTASLTQALVQAQDGDTLVLDTAVYEGNFSVTRSIHIKGEAGATLDAQRQGSALTITAPKVIVEGLNIRHWGRDLYYHDAGILLLPGADEVLIKGNRFVGDGFGIYGEQLASPRIIENSISGNGAIYVLDRGDGIFLKHVTAPDVQQNHIIFVRDGVYLESVTDSKIHHNQFAKLQYGIHYMYTRGDEASQNQATSVDGGYALMNSQQIYLHHNRVSQARDFGILLNITNDSHVQANIATEVQHPQGSVELGNEGKGIFIYAAQNNRIEDNEFSQSDTGISMAMGGEANRLWHNRILGNQTQVKYVGEAQLEWSYQGQGNYWSEYRGWDTNGDGVGDIAHRPNDSLDKLFWLYPEAKLLMESPVVLLLRWVERQFQPTSISGVSDSFPLMRLITEGDGI from the coding sequence ATGTTGCGTTTATTGCTCCTTTGTTGGCTCTGTGGCGTATCCTTTATCGGGGGGGCGCAGGAGTTAAGGGTTAAAGATACAGCTTCTTTGACTCAAGCATTGGTGCAGGCGCAGGACGGTGACACCTTAGTGCTCGACACCGCGGTGTATGAGGGCAATTTCAGTGTCACCCGCTCCATTCATATTAAGGGCGAAGCGGGTGCGACCCTCGATGCTCAGCGCCAAGGTAGTGCCTTAACCATTACCGCACCCAAGGTGATTGTTGAAGGGCTTAATATCCGCCATTGGGGGCGGGATCTTTACTATCACGATGCTGGCATTTTATTGCTGCCCGGGGCTGACGAGGTGCTTATCAAGGGCAATCGTTTCGTCGGTGATGGCTTTGGGATTTATGGCGAACAACTTGCATCGCCCCGCATTATTGAAAATAGCATCAGCGGCAATGGCGCCATTTATGTATTAGACCGAGGCGACGGGATTTTTCTTAAGCATGTGACCGCGCCCGATGTGCAACAAAATCATATTATCTTTGTTCGCGATGGGGTATATCTCGAGTCTGTGACGGACAGCAAAATTCATCATAATCAATTTGCTAAGCTGCAATACGGCATCCACTACATGTATACCCGTGGCGATGAAGCTTCGCAAAATCAAGCCACTAGTGTTGATGGTGGCTATGCGCTGATGAACTCACAACAAATCTATCTGCATCATAATCGCGTTAGCCAAGCGCGGGACTTTGGCATTCTGCTCAATATCACCAACGATTCCCATGTTCAGGCGAATATCGCCACAGAGGTGCAGCATCCCCAAGGTTCGGTGGAGCTCGGTAACGAAGGCAAGGGCATTTTTATTTACGCCGCGCAGAATAATCGTATTGAAGATAATGAATTTAGTCAGAGTGATACTGGGATCAGCATGGCCATGGGCGGCGAAGCCAATCGCCTTTGGCATAATCGTATTTTAGGCAACCAGACCCAAGTGAAATACGTTGGTGAAGCGCAACTGGAATGGAGTTATCAGGGGCAGGGCAATTACTGGTCTGAATACCGTGGCTGGGATACAAATGGCGACGGTGTGGGGGATATCGCCCACAGACCTAACGACAGTTTAGACAAGCTATTTTGGCTCTATCCCGAGGCGAAGTTATTGATGGAAAGTCCAGTGGTATTGCTGCTACGTTGGGTAGAGCGGCAGTTTCAGCCAACCAGTATCAGCGGTGTGAGTGATAGTTTCCCCTTAATGCGACTGATCACAGAGGGAGATGGAATATGA